The Erigeron canadensis isolate Cc75 chromosome 1, C_canadensis_v1, whole genome shotgun sequence genome segment CTCTAAATTCATCGAAGTTAAGCACACCATCACCATTAAGATCAAACCGATTAATCATCCCAACACACTCATCTACACTTATCGACTCACCGAGTCGATTCAACATCCGGTTTAAGCTCTTTGGAGTAATGCAATCGGTTCCATCCATTTCGTACATTCTAAATGCCTTTTTTAAGTCCTCAAGTTTCTCCTCTTCTTTCTGATCACTTTCCATCAACCTTACAAAATCATCCATCCCCAATTTTCCATTATTCCCATTTAACAACGATTCCACCACAATTTCTAAGTCTTCAACCAAAATTTCTTCATGGAATATTAACTCGACACGATGTTGTAATTCTCGTGGTGAGACCGTGCCATCCCTGTCTTCATCGAAGCTTTCGAATATGCGTTTGTAGTCGTTTGATGATTTATTCATGACTTTGAATGAGAGAAATTATTGCTAGCTTAATTGGTGatacttttctctttttttggTAGTAGTAGTAGATTACAGAATATTGTGAAAACAAATGAATGATGTTATATTGAGAAACGAAGTTTGAGTAATggtgtatatataggttatATGATCACGCGTGGGTTGCCACTAGTTCTAAATTACTCGTATTGTACGGAAACGAAACGGAATAGAAGTTTTTAATGAAACTGGCAGGAAGTTTCgtaaaaaattaatttcatcACGAAATTTCTAGAATTAAATGTCATTTATGCCACTAGTTAATTTGATGATGTTAcgttttcttttccttttttttattactccgtattacgagtatattttataCTCCGTATCTTTTAACGGCAAAGTGAGTTTTTTTCAAACTAGTGTAATTAtaaaacttatttaccaaattagtatatGAGTTGAAACTTAATTAACATTatctttattaaattttttagttaaatagGCAAAACCACCACCAATAGAATTCGGGTTCAATCAAGAATAGAAAACGAAACCCAACCAGCAACGGAGTTTGGGACGGGGGATCTCGATTGCGTCTAAAAGTTGTGGAAGGCGGTGAGGTTTTGTGATTCTATAGTAAATGTAGTTGTTTCGCTGCCggaaaaacaaagaaaaatacaGAGAATATATAAGTTGTTTGTTGTTTCATATGAAATGGAATAAGATGTGTTCTTTTAAGGTACGGGTGCGTGGGTGTCTTTTCACAAAGGAACGATTGGAGTTGCTAAAAAACAGGGCATTGTAGCGAAGGTTTCTATTTTATGTGGGGTTTGATTATTATCTTCAAACATGAAGTGATGTTCAAATACAATGTTGGCAAACAACGTTTCAAATTAGTCTAAAATATGATATTCAACCTGATATACATATATCCCGATGAGGCTATTAATTCATTCATTCGTTATGAAACATTTCTATATACGAAATCTTGTTGACAAAAGAGACTATAACTTTTTAcgttacatatatttatttatatatttgtatatgtaatgaattagttaataattttgatttataGCCTTATAGGTTGaagttatatatgtatctatattatgtgtatatataatttgaatgaAATTGCTGATATATAATTGCATAAAGATAAAAATGGAATTCACccaaaatggaaaatattttgtaaaagtatactaatttgataaataagttTTTTCATTACACTAAATAGGGAAAAAACTCTGGCAAAGTTTTGTTTTGGCTTTTATGcttcttctttccttttttttccctttttctttcaatagaataaaaatttaaatgaaagGTTAATTGTGATTGGAAACGATTGTTACTCGGCCAAACtgccattttcattttatataaatagaataaaaatttaaataaagtttataccaattaaactttaaaataatcACACTACTTTATTTTataccaaatatttttacattaataatcaaacCACTGTTGGCGCTGCTACTTTTACCACCGCCACCATCCGTCGTCGCCACTGACATTATATTGTGCGAGTATCATTCTAATATCGTTTTATCACCTAAATAGTAAATCACGTGTTATTGCAAATTATTGAAGGAAAGTATTCTTTTAtccttaatattttaatttatagataTTAATTATAACGTTAAAGACCGTGGCTAacagatttatttatttattttcttatccCTAAAATACTTCATTATGGTTTAGAATATCAATGGGTACAAAGGTGTGCTCGATCAACTTAAATAATAAATCAGCCACCTTCAGGATGTATTGTATTATTGTTGATAAACAtgtttaagtcaaaattaaaaaaaaaaatcgaagaTTGGAGCAAATCAAGTTGAATTGTCAATATCTCACTTAAATATGTGGAAATGGTAATATCTACGCATCCTTTTTATTCGTTTCTATATGTTCTTTTTACATGtgacttttaaataaatatttttttattgccaAAAATGATAAGTTCTAACTCACTGATAATAATCTATGGATTGTCCAAACCAAATCTTTTTATTACGAACCGAACAACGGTCTTTAagtctttaaccctggaggctATATGACTATATCAACAATAATACAACACCAATAGTATCGTAATACAACGCCAATAGTCAAACTTTGAAAGTCAATCTTTGATTAAATTGATATAGTcgtattttaacaaaaataacactattcaaactttgaaagtcaaatttTGGTTAAATGATATAGCcgtattataacaaaaataatacgagtactaGTATCAAATAGTCTAACTTTCTCGAATGTGATAGGAGTGATACAATGATACATCATACTATATCATTCACAAACTTTCAATTAAGGTAGTTAAACTTTCTCAATCATATCACTTTGGTTATTTTTCCTCGATCTCAATCATATCATTTCGTGTGACATAGGCAAACATATAGATAAATTTCAATACAGTTtattaatttacttttatatagtataaatttgttattatttttattcttttgcaAAGTAAGTTTTGTTTCGGACGCGTTAAAGACAATATTAACTAGATGTTTCTGCACCTCCAACCGCTCCTTATAGAATATACCTAGGAGATGAAAATTCCAAGGCTTGAACCCGATAACTTGGGTAAACTCAACCCAGGACCTACATAGTAAATTACTTTTTAGAAGACCACcttatatattatctataaatataaagtaGAACAAACTTAGCTATAGTACCATGCTGACCAGCATGATATCagcaaatttatttatttttaaataaatttatttttttggctattcaattttttcttttttacaaaagctcttgtgaatatgaaatatatatatatatatatatatatatatatatatatatatatgtaaccaCCATAATATTTTGTTCTAATTAATTGTTTCTTTTAAACGATTCTAGACCAACGACTAAAGAATCATACATAGCACCTTTTTTTACGTTTTACGTATCGTCTCTCGGGCAACGCTGGGTTCtaaaaacttgtttatttatattaggACTCATCACTCATGTTATGACAAAAGTTGAGTGTGTCGTTTGTAAGCAGTGTGACTTGAATCAGTGGTAAACATTGACGTCTGTCACCAGGAGTCAAGTGTTTGATTCTCATCTCATGCAAAGCCGAAGGTTCTTTCTACCATTTagatagaaactggaagcaacaT includes the following:
- the LOC122582004 gene encoding putative calcium-binding protein CML23; the protein is MNKSSNDYKRIFESFDEDRDGTVSPRELQHRVELIFHEEILVEDLEIVVESLLNGNNGKLGMDDFVRLMESDQKEEEKLEDLKKAFRMYEMDGTDCITPKSLNRMLNRLGESISVDECVGMINRFDLNGDGVLNFDEFRAMMV